AGCCTTGCGGACGCCCGCAGTCTCACGGATGGGGGGGAGCGCTCCTCGTAGGGCAGCCGACTAAAGCCTCGCTTCGCCTTGCAGCTGCgtggggctgctgccccgctgcgTGGACGGGGCGAGCAGAGTGCCCATCGCCTCCCAGGCCTGCCCGGGCTCCAGGTCTGGCAGGACGAGGAGCTCACGAAGgggctggagaagaaaaggaaggagaaggtgccgcAGGTGGGGGGTGTCACTCGCCTGGACGGCCCTGTCACAGGAACGAGGCAACGCGTTTTATGGTGGGTCTGCAGACCCCACGACGGCCGTTTCTCTTGGGGCTCTCGCAGGTCCTGGAGCCATCCGAGCGTGGGGGCACCCTGCGAGACAGACGCTGTCTGCGGGGGCGGAGAGGGGCCCGGGGACTTTTCCGGTCACCCAGCTGCCAGGCAAAGGTCCCGTCATCGTCCTTGGCATGTCAAGATGTTGGTCGGTATTCCTGATGTGGCTGGAGCACGGTGAGCGGCTCAGTGGAGCCTGGATCAAATGGGCACTTGGAGCTTGGAAATGCTGGCAACGTTCAACACTTCTTGCGTTGTCAGTCGCCCAGCCCCCAGGGACGAGTTACGTGGGTGGTCGTACGGTTTCTCTCCGGCACGAAGAATCAAGGACTCTTGCTCAGTCAAATCAAAACCAAGGAGAAGTTTCCAAAGGTGAAAACCTTAATCAGTGGCGGTGACTGCTAAATGGAaagtacatgaaaaaaaaaaaatctgattttttttttcctcagcctccACTGAGTGCAATGGAGCAACTgccacctgctgctgctgctcgggtCATTAAGTGCCGTTTTTCGGTCTcaccccttttttcctttccagtcaTTTGCAGTCCTCCCCGCAAGAGATGCGGATTATTTGCTGCTGAAAATTATAATGGGAGGTGTTAGTGTATTAGGAGCTAATGATGAGTTTAATAACATGTTATTATGAGTTAACATTTACAGAAAATACAGGGCTTGGAGATAGTTATTATTATGGCATTACATattgcttctttttaaataaatggtttCGTGCTGCCTCATAAAATCAGTTAGGGCTTTTGCCACATTATTACTGCTGGAGGAGCAGTAATATCACAGCCCAGCCTAAATTAGTGGGCTTAACTTTAATTAGTGACTTTAAGTGGTTAATTATAGCAGCCTTTTTCCCGGTAAGCAGCTGTTCCACTTTGCGGCCTCTTGCCTGCCCCAAAAGGCCACACGCACTTCTGCATGAAATGCCTTCTTCTAATGCCTTGCTTtattagttacttttttttttttcatttgctacaAATACCCTTTTTGTGTCCAGCCAGCAAGGAGAGTGTTTGTTTGCCCGCGGGGTTCCCCTTCCCGCGCAGCCCGGCTGCGGCTCGTCCCGCGCGGGCGTCCtcggccccgcagcgccgggcgCAGCTCGTCTCTCCCGCGGCACCGCGCCGCgctgcaccgcgccgcgccggcggttTACGGACCGCCAGAAAAAGCGTAGCTGCCGTAGCGATCTTTCCTGGTAAATAACTTACTCTCTCAAAGAGAGAAGTCGGCCTGATGAAACTATGCTGTTTTTATCATATTTTCACAATATGCCTCATGCACACACGATAATCAGGGTGTCGTAAAGTGCTGccacaaacttttctttttcaaggGGCCCGGTGGAGGGAGCGGGGGCGGCTCACTGCGGGTGTGCAGCGACACcgacacgtacacacacacacacacacacacacacacacacacacacacacacccctaagcTTGGAGACTGCAGCAtaatccgccccccccccccggctttccCTTCAGCTCGACTCAGCATTACGTCGGTGCTGATCGCAGCAGCAGCTTTCCTGCGCCCATGATACgggagtcttttttcttttcccacgaTTGCTCTCTTATCTTTTTGCACCAAGCCGCTATCAGAAGAGGGGCTGTGCCAAGCTCACCGCTTCGCGGCCGCCCTGCGGGCGCTGAGCCGGTCTcgtgcccggcgccccccgctcggGCGCTCGCCGGCGCTAGGACCTGCCTCCTTGCGCCCGCACCGCAGCCCGGCAGTAAATATAGCGCAGGGCGCAGCGGCCCGGGAGCGGCAGGCAGCTGGCggccctcgcctcgcctcgccccgcgtGCCCCCGCTCGGCCATGGCCCCGCCGTGGCCCGTGGCGGCCGGGCTGCTGCTGGGCTCGGCGCAGGCCGCCCGCGACCCAGCGCTGCTGGCGCGCCGGCGAGTCACCCTCTGCATCAACGTGTCCAGGCGGCAGCCCTTCCCGGGCCTGCCGCGCGCCCGCTGCATGCGCGTGCCCGTTTTCGACGATCCCGCCGAAGACCTGTACCGGTACTTCGACCGGTGCGGCGACGCCATCGAGGAAGCGGTGACGAGCGGCGGGACGTGCCTGGTGTACTGCAAGAACGGCCGCAGCCGCTCGGCCGCCGTCTGCACCGCCTATCTCATGCGGCACCGAAACCTCGCGCTCCAGGAGGCCTTTGCGGTATTGTACCCGTGCCCAAATTTACGTTTAGACGTCTTTTGGGTAAGAAATGCAATGCTTACTACGAGTCGTGCCATCTCATAGCGTTGGGTTGGTGCTCTTGCCTGTTTATGAGCAGATATTTAGCTATTTGCTATTTGAATAAAATGCTGTTGTAAActtttccaccaccaccaccccctacTTGGACAAATATGCATTCAAAACTAGGTTTCTTGCACAAATATAATCACAAATGCAAATAGGCTTTAAGCACTGGTAGCAAAATATGCAGGCAGAGTTGGCTATTTGTGTGAACCTTCCCACTATCATTTGCTTATTCATGACAAGTGAAGTTAAAGTCAGTGACATGAAGCAagttagtgaaaaaaaaaacaagctatttGCAGAAGCTGTTTTGCAGGATTTGCTCTTAAAGCTGTCATAGACATATCATCTATGTAACAGCTCAACACAGCAAAGAGCCATCATCTAGGATGCCTACTGAATAATTTAAGGCTAGCTACAAACAGtaaccgtgtgtgtgtgtgtgtgtgtgtgtgtgtgtgtgtgtgtgtgtaaaagtaAGTATAGGTATATGACTTATTCTCTAAGGCCTTGGAGTCTTCATCCATCTAGTAGGTATATGATTAAAGTCCCTAATTTAGGTACCTGTTTTTGTGTCCCGCTAGACATAGGCTTTAAGGTTCAGGAGCAGGCGTCCCTTTCCCTTAGCGAGGAGAGGCTCTTGCCATGCTTTGCGAGGGACGCTCGTGTTTCCAGCCCGCTCAACAGCCCTTTCTCACGTCCTGCCCATCCTGCAGCATGGAATAAAGCCAGGTGGTTTCAGCACGCACAGAGTGAGGTCACCTCACCAAAATATCGCTTCATTATTCCATAGCACAACCAAAACCAAAGAAGTAAATCTTCTCAAAAGACTGAGAGGAAGAAATCAGTTTGCCTGATTCCCTGCACTGTTACTGCAAtgtctctcctttttctccagaCTGTGAAGGCTGCCAGACCAGAAGCAGAACCCAACCCAGGATTTTGGGCTCAGCTGCAGAGATACGAAGATGATTTAAAGATGCGAAAGCAGTCTGCTGAGCAAAGGACTTAATTCTCTTTAAAACATCATCAcacaatgttattttaaaaaagaggCTTatgacggaaaaaaaaaaaaaaatcacaaccacATTATATGTCACTAATAAATAAAAGACCTTACACCCCAAAATGAGATGCCGGCTCATTAAAATCATTGAGAAAATTACTACTGAAGGGGCAGGGGAAAGGGGCCAATAAACAGGGGAaagcaacagaaacagaaaagtggTGGAAGGCCTTAAACACAGTTATCTTAAGCATTTATTTTCCCTTGAGTGATGCTGAATATGATAATAATGCATTGAACAAATGAATATGTTACTGCATAGCAGTTTTATTCTACTCTTGTTTTTAACTCAACTTCCCAGTGATGTAAGTGGAAGAGCTGATGCAAGACCAAGgtctgaatctctctctctcacctatGGATCATAATTAATGTTCGTGAATGGGCGCAGTCTTCAGTGCGACACTGACACGAGAACTGCTTCTCCTCTGCCTGAGCTCTGCATTTTCCTTACTTTCAACTATACTAAAATCATAAGattatatattaagaaaaaaaaaaagaggccagcaTATGCAGATGGTGGTGAGGAGTTCAGCTCCCACCATGCAAGTTAAAtaccttttctgcttttaaaagtatcCTCCTAAATACCAAACGGATGATTTTAAAAAGAGTAGtgacagttgggggggggggtgtgtgacAACACTGGCAAGCTAAAAGCAATCTTCAGTCCTTTTAGCATTACTTATTTAGCTTAATAAGATCTGTCAACGCCCAAATTCATGCCTTAATGTGTCTGCATACAAGTCAGCTGTGTCTGCATGCACGCAACATGGCTAAATAGTTTCTGCTAGGGCAGGTTGCCCTGTTGAAGTTCTCTCTTAGGGCATCAGGGAAGATGCATGAAACTTCTAAATCGGACTGCATTTACCTTTTGCCATAAGACATTACAATTAGACAGAAGTACAGATGTGTTTTGTTGAACTGTTTTAATACATTTGCGATTTAAAAGTGACAAGTTATGAAAGCCATGAGTGTACAGCGTGAAATTCCATTCCACGTTGCTCAGAGAGTCAATATTACGGAAAGTTAGCTCACCTTCGCTGTCTAAGTGCTTGCGTAATGCAAAATAcctgtcccagcagcagggcGGGTTCAGACAGAAATGCTAATGACTGACCAGCGATGGAGAATAAAGCCAGTGCACAATTACTTGAATTAGACGATTCACATGCAACAGAAGTTTCCAAAGTTAAAGACTGATCAAAGTTAAAAATAGAACTATTTTAAAATCTcagaatacagaaataaaaatctaaaattgGGAATAGCTTCTTAGTTATCTGAAGGCACACGCTCATCAGATGCTTTCTCCACTTCCAACAGTGTTTGGGTCCTTCTATATCATTTATCTTTGGTATCTTCATTCCATCCAACAAGGAATTTGTTGCAATTCTGCAGGTTTGGAGGTGAGTGGTTGTTTCTCAGGgttgttcagggttttttttttttttttttttttttttttttttaagtttttataaaTCATCTAGCCTAGCATACATAATGTGAATTTCAGTATAATGTGAGCCTTCAAGCACAGAGTATATTTACTATATCCTTATTAATGGCCATGATACCGCTCACCAAAAAAACTATTATTTCAGTCAGTCAGTGGAATAAGGCTTATTTACTGTCAAAAGCTAAAGCAGCTAAACAAAAATAGGAAGTGAACCATTAATGAAAATACAACAGATTCCTAACAGTGAGCCATATTAACTTGCAGTCAGCTACAGCATATCAGTTCCACACTTTTGAGTCAGACAAAATATAAAACCGTTGCTCTTGATTTGTCAGGATATACCAGACACTGTGGTTGAATTTTGCCAGGCTTCTTAGCGTGCAGAAAAATCTTCATGCCACAGGCTTTCACATCACAGCATTTTCTGTAGAAgcctatttccattttaaaaccaTTCCCAGAAGGAGGTATTAAAACATGTAGCATCTCCAAATTAAGATGAAAGCTTGCAACTTGGAACCAGGTCACTTTCTTATTTGAGTTCATGAACTACTAACATTGCAAGTAATGTAAAAAAATGTAAGTTTAGACATACTCCTTGGTGCTCGTGACTGCCTCAGAGGTTTTGGTGTAAATGAGCTGCTGAGGTGCTGCCTGGCCTACGGAATAGCCATATTTGCTGCCActgtaaattaagaaaaaaagatataaaataattAGGATTGCGCACACTTTTACGGTTTCAGATACTGAGGCGGTTGCTCATTTAGGTCTGTACCCAACCCACTGACAGCAGATGCTTCACACAGGCGCAGAAATTGGAGGACTCTTGTCCTTGCGAGTCCCGCAGCGAGGAGGAAGAGCTGGGCTCCTCAGCGGGAGGCTGTCACCCAGAGACAACCTCTGCGCTCCCAGCTTACACGTGCTCCGCTTCGAGGCCTGATGGTCGCCGGGCTAAAGCAGGAGCGGATCGAGACCCGAATGCGCCAAGAATGTGCAAGCTACAATTCTGAGTACAGGAATCAAGGTGACGATGAGAAAGGAAGGCAGAAGCATCTGGAGTCTAACCAACCCCTTTGTCTGTCCTTCGGCATGCTGAACTTTTACTGTCTGCACCAGTTTTACCTGATTTTCAATAGATTTCAATACATTTGGTACTTTGTACCAAGGTAGGGTGAGTCAGATCGAAAGTCCAAAGCGACTGATGAAATATTACCATGAAACTTAAATGACATCAGTTTAGGCTCAATATGCAATGGAGTATCAGAGGAATACTCTTGCTGATTAGCTGTTTTGACACAACTTTCCTAAGGTCAAAT
The sequence above is a segment of the Apteryx mantelli isolate bAptMan1 chromosome 9, bAptMan1.hap1, whole genome shotgun sequence genome. Coding sequences within it:
- the DUSP28 gene encoding dual specificity phosphatase 28, which produces MAPPWPVAAGLLLGSAQAARDPALLARRRVTLCINVSRRQPFPGLPRARCMRVPVFDDPAEDLYRYFDRCGDAIEEAVTSGGTCLVYCKNGRSRSAAVCTAYLMRHRNLALQEAFATVKAARPEAEPNPGFWAQLQRYEDDLKMRKQSAEQRT